One Thomasclavelia spiroformis DSM 1552 DNA window includes the following coding sequences:
- the speB gene encoding agmatinase, whose product MWNKNIETFIGLDASFEEASCVIFGAPMDSTTSYRPGTRFASSAIRKESFGIETYSPYQDKDLEDISVFDGGDLELPFGNPRKALDMIKETTKKIIDANKLPCMIGGEHLVSLGAIEAVYEKYPDLRIIHFDAHTDLRDEYLGEKLSHASVIRRAYDLVGDHRIYQFGIRSGERTEFYWAKEHTFLNKFNFNNLELAIKESQGYPVYFTIDLDVLDPSVFPGTGTPEAGGVNFHELLDAIIKVSSLNVVAMDINELSPIYDSSGASTAIACKVLRELLLAMNKGEK is encoded by the coding sequence ATGTGGAATAAAAATATTGAAACTTTTATTGGTTTAGACGCTTCTTTTGAAGAAGCAAGTTGTGTAATTTTTGGGGCTCCAATGGATAGTACTACATCCTATCGCCCAGGAACCAGATTTGCTTCAAGTGCGATCCGTAAGGAATCTTTTGGTATCGAAACCTATAGTCCTTATCAAGATAAAGATTTAGAAGATATTAGTGTTTTCGATGGTGGTGATTTAGAATTGCCATTTGGAAATCCTCGTAAAGCCTTAGATATGATTAAAGAGACAACTAAAAAAATTATCGATGCTAATAAACTGCCATGTATGATTGGTGGTGAACATTTAGTTAGTTTAGGGGCTATTGAAGCTGTATACGAAAAATATCCTGATTTACGAATTATTCACTTTGATGCCCATACTGATTTACGTGATGAATATCTTGGAGAAAAATTATCTCATGCTTCAGTAATTAGAAGAGCTTATGATTTAGTTGGTGATCATAGAATTTATCAATTTGGTATTCGTAGCGGTGAACGAACTGAGTTTTATTGGGCTAAAGAACATACATTTTTAAATAAATTTAATTTTAATAATTTAGAACTAGCAATTAAAGAAAGTCAAGGGTATCCAGTCTATTTTACAATTGATCTTGATGTATTAGATCCTAGTGTTTTTCCAGGAACTGGAACACCAGAAGCAGGTGGTGTTAATTTTCATGAGTTATTAGATGCAATCATTAAAGTAAGTTCATTAAATGTAGTAGCGATGGATATTAATGAACTATCACCAATTTATGATTCAAGTGGCGCTTCAACAGCGATAGCTTGTAAAGTATTAAGAGAATTATTATTAGCAATGAATAAAGGAGAGAAATAA
- the speE gene encoding polyamine aminopropyltransferase: MELWFSERHTKGVKFSIKVDRQLFSGHSEFQRIDIFDSKEFGRFLALDGYMMLTEKDEFIYHEMIVHVPMAVHPNVKKVLVIGAGDGGVIRELCRYETIETIDMVEIDELVVEVSKKYLPTTACCFDDPRLNIYYQDGLKFVRTKENEYDLIIVDSTDPFGPGEGLFTKEFYGNCFKALNETGIMVNQHESPFYQDDAVAMQRAHKRIVESFPISRVYQAHIPTYPSGHWLFGFASKKYHPIKDFQKTKWNARGMQTRYYNTGIHVGAFALPNYVEELLRDVE, from the coding sequence ATGGAATTGTGGTTTAGTGAAAGACATACTAAAGGTGTTAAGTTTTCGATTAAAGTTGATCGTCAGTTGTTTAGTGGTCATAGTGAATTTCAAAGAATTGATATATTTGATTCTAAAGAGTTTGGACGTTTTTTAGCATTAGATGGTTATATGATGTTAACAGAAAAAGATGAATTCATTTATCATGAAATGATTGTTCATGTTCCTATGGCAGTACATCCTAATGTAAAAAAAGTTTTAGTTATAGGTGCCGGTGATGGTGGTGTGATTCGTGAATTATGCCGTTATGAAACAATTGAAACAATTGATATGGTAGAAATTGATGAATTAGTTGTTGAGGTAAGTAAAAAATATTTACCAACTACAGCATGTTGTTTTGATGATCCGCGATTAAATATATATTATCAAGATGGCTTAAAATTTGTTCGTACTAAAGAAAATGAATATGATTTAATTATTGTTGATTCAACAGATCCATTTGGACCAGGTGAAGGACTTTTTACAAAAGAATTTTATGGGAACTGCTTTAAAGCATTAAATGAAACGGGAATTATGGTAAATCAGCATGAAAGTCCATTTTATCAAGATGATGCTGTTGCAATGCAACGTGCTCATAAACGAATTGTTGAAAGTTTCCCAATTTCTAGAGTATATCAAGCGCATATTCCAACTTATCCTTCAGGACATTGGTTATTTGGTTTTGCTTCCAAAAAATATCATCCAATCAAGGATTTTCAAAAGACAAAATGGAATGCTCGGGGAATGCAAACTAGATATTATAATACCGGAATACATGTAGGAGCATTTGCTTTGCCAAATTATGTTGAGGAGTTACTTAGAGATGTGGAATAA